GCACCCAGAACATCGAGCCGGCGAAGAAATCGAGGGCGAAATCGGCTTCGGCGATCCCCATGCGCCGCGCGACCTGCAGGGTGAGCGCCCGGTTGCCGCCCCAGGCGGCGCGCGGTGCATAGCGGCGGTTCGGGATGCGGTTGCCGGCCGGCCCGATCAAGCCGAGCCCGGGGTCGCGGTCGAATGCATCCAGCAGGCGTTCGGCGCGCCCCGGCGCGGCCAGCAGTTCGACATAGCAATGGCGCCGCCAGCGCGCGCCGAAGTCGCGCGTGGTGCCGGACTGCAGCGAGCGCTTGCCGTGCAGCTTGCAGACATAGGCATAGCGATCGAGGACGCCGCGGCCGAGCAGGTCGACAAAGGGGCCGATGTCGCGGCCGCGGTTTTCGAACGCGTGGAACGTCGCGCCGGGAAACGTCTCGGCGATCCTCCGCTCGAGATCCCGCGACGGCGCGGTCAGGCCGACATGCAGGTCGAAAGGGCGTTCCATCCGGCAAAGACAGGCCGCGATCTCGTCCCACAGCTCCGCATAGTGGAGATGCACGACGACGCCGATCCCGCCAGGGCGCGCGGGTCTCGCGGGACGGAAAATTCCTTCGTGCGGCGGCCAGCCCGCATCCAATTCCGGATGACGCCGGACCGCATCCGCGTCGTCTTCCAATCCCAGCTGCCAGAAGTGGAGATCGCTGCGATAGGCCTGGATCTGCGACCGCACATCCCCGGCAGCGGTTTCGAGCAGGGTCGCGGTCCCGCCGCCGAGCGCGATGCGGTTGCTCGGAAAGACCCGGGCGTGCCGCGCCGCATGCCATGCGGCAGGGAGCGCGCCAAGTCTCCCGATCGCCATCTTCAGCGTGCCGGCGGCCGGCGCGACCAAGGCAAGCGCGGTCGCCGGCCGGCGGAGCTGCAGCAGATAGCGGTGCCCCGCCGCCGCCGGCAAACGTCCATAAGCCTCGTCGTCGCCAAATCGCAGACTCAGTTTTGCGCCGCCGCTGGGGCACTCCAGGATCCGCACCGCATAGCGGCCCGGTGCCAGGGGAGCGTCCAGCTCGAGGCGGCCCGCGGCCGGAACTGCGACAATCCTGCTCACGGTGGCCGCTGTTCCAATCGCTGATGCGCCGCCGTCGCGGCATCGTTGCACAAAGGCCGCAAAAACCCCTTAGATGGCAATACGGTCGAAGGCCGGCACGCGTGTCAAGGACGGCCGGTCAGACGGCCGGCCGCGGCGCTGGCCGATCCGCGGACCTCTCATTTCGACCTTTGCCGCAAAGCCCGGCGAAGGAATCCCGGAGGTGCAAATGCCGTCGCTGCTCGGCGTCCTGAAGCGGGGCTACAACTGGACCAACAAGCGCATCGCGCGGGCGGTCGTTCCGCTTGTCGTCGAGACGCAGGGGCGGAACCTGGCCCTGGTCTCCCTCGGCGAGGGCGAAGGGGCGTGGATCGTCCCGGTGGAGCTGATCAAGCCGGGCGCCGTCTGTTATTGCGTCGGCGTCGGCCTGAACGCGAGCTTCGACGTGGCGCTGGCACGAGACCTCCATGCCCAGGTCCATTCCTTCGATCCCACGCCGAGCGCCATCGCGCATATGGGCGAGATCGGCGCCGCCGGGACGGGGATCGATTTCCACCCCTGGGGTCTTTGGAAGACGAACGCCCGCCTGCGCTTCTTTGCGCCGATGAACCGGCGCCACGCGAATTATTCGGTGCGCGACATCCACGCGACCGGGGAATATTTCGAAGCCGAATGCTTCACGCTCGGAACGCTGATGGAACGGCTCGGCCACCGGCGGATCGACCTGCTGAAGATGGACATCGAAGGCGCCTGGCGGGATGTGCTGGACGGCATGCTGGGCGACGGCGTGCTTCCGTCGATCCTCTGCGTCGAATTCGACACGCCGACCTCGCTGGGCAAAGTCCTGCGCATGATCGCGCGGCTGCGCGGCGCCGGCCTGTCCTTCATCCACCGCAACCGCGACAATTATCTGTTCGTCGCGCAGGACCTGCTGAAGTCCTAGATCCACGAATGGATGGCGCGCTTGGCCAGGACGATCGGCGCATGGCGTTCGACGTCGATGACGTTGCCGTCCGCGAAACCGCCCAGGCATCGCGCCAGATAGGAAAAGGTCGAGCCTCGCGGATAGACCAGGTAGTCGCAGCGCGACAGCAGGTAGATG
The nucleotide sequence above comes from Rhizomicrobium sp.. Encoded proteins:
- a CDS encoding FkbM family methyltransferase, whose product is MPSLLGVLKRGYNWTNKRIARAVVPLVVETQGRNLALVSLGEGEGAWIVPVELIKPGAVCYCVGVGLNASFDVALARDLHAQVHSFDPTPSAIAHMGEIGAAGTGIDFHPWGLWKTNARLRFFAPMNRRHANYSVRDIHATGEYFEAECFTLGTLMERLGHRRIDLLKMDIEGAWRDVLDGMLGDGVLPSILCVEFDTPTSLGKVLRMIARLRGAGLSFIHRNRDNYLFVAQDLLKS
- a CDS encoding rhamnan synthesis F family protein, with protein sequence MSRIVAVPAAGRLELDAPLAPGRYAVRILECPSGGAKLSLRFGDDEAYGRLPAAAGHRYLLQLRRPATALALVAPAAGTLKMAIGRLGALPAAWHAARHARVFPSNRIALGGGTATLLETAAGDVRSQIQAYRSDLHFWQLGLEDDADAVRRHPELDAGWPPHEGIFRPARPARPGGIGVVVHLHYAELWDEIAACLCRMERPFDLHVGLTAPSRDLERRIAETFPGATFHAFENRGRDIGPFVDLLGRGVLDRYAYVCKLHGKRSLQSGTTRDFGARWRRHCYVELLAAPGRAERLLDAFDRDPGLGLIGPAGNRIPNRRYAPRAAWGGNRALTLQVARRMGIAEADFALDFFAGSMFWVRPQALQRLRGLGLQQRDFPPESGQRDRTLQHAIERLFLSAVRAAGYGAAESGDFD